From Triticum urartu cultivar G1812 chromosome 2, Tu2.1, whole genome shotgun sequence, a single genomic window includes:
- the LOC125541716 gene encoding cyclin-dependent kinase inhibitor 1C-like, giving the protein MQRASLASALLLCSFFAQPSQALLDGTRGAGAYISRLLGEGYGDEKVPMAVVVPSVPDYSPLPAPTAVAVAAPAPAPTPTPTPTPVPGSEDYMPKLPSDRLSPGAPANGNAGSPAPAASGDGASTAFISSNPAVPLPAGVTDSATVLPMPTPGQEQRQDMGMGTLLQASAVPLVAPLLMVLYF; this is encoded by the exons ATGCAGCGCGCGTCCCTTGCGTCCGCTCTGCTGCTCTGCTCCTTCTTCGCGCAGCCGTCGCAGGCGCTCCTCGACGGCACGCGCGGCGCCGGGGCGTACATTTCTCGG CTGCTCGGCGAGGGCTACGGCGACGAGAAGGTCCCCATGGCCGTCGTGGTGCCGTCGGTGCCAGATTACTCCCCGCTGCCGGCACCGACCGCTGTCGCTGTCGCCGCGCCCGCGCCTGCGCCCACGCCaacgccgacgccgacgccggTGCCCGGCTCGGAGGACTACATGCCGAAGCTGCCGTCTGACAGGCTGAGCCCTGGGGCGCCGGCCAACGGCAATGCGGGCTCGCCCGCGCCTGCCGCGTCGGGCGACGGGGCGAGCACCGCCTTCATCAGCAGCAACCCCGCGGTGCCGCTCCCCGCCGGCGTCACCGACTCCGCCACCGTCCTGCCCATGCCCACCCCTGGACAAGAACAACGGCAG GACATGGGGATGGGCACCCTGCTTCAGGCCAGCGCGGTGCCGCTGGTCGCTCCTCTCCTCATGGTGCTGTACTTTTGA